From one Gemmatimonadota bacterium genomic stretch:
- a CDS encoding L-alanine-DL-glutamate epimerase, translating into MHIVETDLEIQREPFARPFAFKGSAFHEKWNLVVRLKDADGYEAFGIGGLAVLWSDAAVFAAHTEMGGNLLQASLLEFALQHIKGKEFSDPLALFDTIENDVFSYAKAITGQGDLRRTFALIALVALDNAAWTLYAKQKKLATFDALIPEKFRSFLSHRQSHVALVPAVSYTLPIDELRAILDSGAYILKIKIGHPGDEAEMLKTDMACLSQIHSLARRYETEMTDSGQVLYYLDANGRYGEKNSMARLLDHADNEGMLDRIVLIEEPFSRPADIDVHGLPARFAGDESIETVVDVHTRLEQGYGAMAIKPAGKTLSLAFRMIEAAKNSVPCFVADNACVPVLVEWNKNVAARLPAFPGVKGGLMESNGPENYRTWDRMLSEYALPNASWLRPRGGAFVLDKNYYEQSGGIFEEPAVYTRLFKK; encoded by the coding sequence ATGCACATTGTCGAAACAGATTTAGAAATTCAGCGCGAACCATTCGCGCGGCCCTTTGCGTTTAAGGGATCGGCTTTTCACGAAAAGTGGAATCTCGTCGTGCGCTTAAAAGATGCCGATGGGTATGAGGCTTTTGGGATAGGTGGTTTGGCAGTACTGTGGTCAGACGCAGCCGTATTTGCTGCACATACGGAAATGGGCGGCAATTTGCTTCAGGCATCTCTCCTGGAATTCGCCCTACAGCACATCAAGGGGAAAGAATTTTCCGACCCCCTGGCATTGTTCGACACCATTGAAAACGACGTCTTTTCTTATGCCAAAGCGATCACAGGTCAGGGGGATTTGCGCCGAACATTTGCGCTAATTGCACTGGTAGCACTGGACAACGCCGCCTGGACCTTGTATGCAAAGCAGAAGAAATTGGCGACCTTCGACGCCTTAATCCCGGAAAAATTTCGCTCATTTTTATCCCATCGCCAATCGCATGTCGCGCTTGTCCCCGCAGTGAGTTATACCCTGCCTATAGATGAATTGCGGGCAATTTTAGATAGCGGGGCGTACATACTAAAAATCAAAATTGGGCATCCGGGAGATGAAGCCGAAATGTTAAAAACAGACATGGCCTGTCTGTCGCAGATTCACAGTCTGGCACGTCGGTATGAAACGGAGATGACCGATTCGGGACAGGTGCTCTATTATCTCGATGCCAATGGTCGTTATGGCGAAAAAAACAGCATGGCGCGCTTATTAGATCATGCGGACAATGAAGGTATGCTGGATCGCATTGTCCTGATTGAAGAACCCTTTTCTCGCCCAGCAGATATCGATGTACACGGCTTGCCTGCCCGTTTTGCAGGCGATGAAAGCATCGAAACAGTTGTGGATGTACACACCCGTCTGGAGCAGGGATATGGCGCTATGGCGATCAAGCCCGCGGGTAAAACCCTCTCATTGGCTTTTCGCATGATAGAAGCAGCGAAAAATAGTGTACCGTGTTTTGTGGCGGATAATGCGTGTGTACCCGTGCTGGTGGAATGGAACAAAAATGTGGCCGCGCGATTGCCCGCATTTCCCGGTGTGAAAGGGGGACTGATGGAATCCAACGGCCCGGAAAATTACAGAACATGGGATCGCATGCTCTCGGAATATGCCCTGCCCAATGCATCGTGGTTGCGACCCAGAGGTGGTGCATTTGTGTTGGATAAGAACTACTACGAGCAAAGCGGAGGGATTTTTGAAGAACCTGCTGTGTACACGCGATTATTTAAAAAATAA
- a CDS encoding 23S rRNA (pseudouridine(1915)-N(3))-methyltransferase RlmH — translation MQITLVTVGRFKDACYRDAAQNYIKRLKHYVAYDEIEVREERGGKNVRVSDIIEKEGHRLLSALHPDATVVALGPSGKLCRSEILAKRLNHVRVQRKSRLFFCIGGPFGLSSRVLSRADWHLSLSPMTFPHELARVILLEQLYRAFTIIRGENYHK, via the coding sequence ATGCAGATCACTTTGGTCACTGTGGGCAGGTTCAAAGACGCGTGTTATCGAGACGCCGCACAAAATTATATCAAACGGCTGAAACACTATGTCGCTTATGATGAGATTGAGGTGCGCGAAGAACGCGGTGGCAAAAATGTCCGCGTGTCTGATATTATTGAGAAAGAAGGCCATCGCCTTTTAAGTGCGCTGCATCCAGATGCCACTGTGGTTGCTCTCGGGCCGTCTGGCAAATTGTGTCGTTCTGAAATTTTAGCCAAAAGATTGAACCATGTGCGCGTACAAAGAAAAAGCCGCCTCTTTTTTTGCATTGGCGGCCCTTTTGGGCTTTCATCTCGAGTTTTGTCGCGTGCAGATTGGCATTTGTCACTTTCACCTATGACCTTTCCGCACGAATTGGCGCGCGTTATCTTGCTCGAGCAACTCTATCGCGCCTTTACGATTATCAGAGGTGAAAATTACCACAAATAA